One Micromonospora eburnea genomic region harbors:
- the secF gene encoding protein translocase subunit SecF, which produces MAKTGLASRLYRGEADLNIVGRRKVWFGVAGLLVLVAVFSFAFRGFSLGIEFAGGNSFQVPASVGTLDQAEEKVNAALAAEGGGAKVVTAQKVGSTSGEYYELRTAQLEPEQVNAVKTEMAQSFGIQPDQISGSQVSEAWGSQVTERALLGLLIFIAVVAIYLILRFEWRMAIAAIASLLTNLVLTAGIYSLVGFEVTPSTIIGFLTILGFALYDVVVVFDKVQENTRGITANNNTTYGEAANLALNQSLMRSLNTSVVALLPVGGLLFIGAGLLGAGTLKDLGLVLFVGMAVAFLTSILLATPALVLLKNQDPRINAHTKRVLARRGAIARGEVTPKGAPRAVVAGDDAIDPEAAALAGAAPKVGSRPAGKRPSGARGGRPGGGNRPGGAKRR; this is translated from the coding sequence ATGGCTAAGACTGGTCTGGCGTCCCGGCTCTACCGGGGCGAGGCCGATCTCAACATCGTCGGCCGGCGCAAGGTGTGGTTCGGCGTCGCCGGTCTGCTGGTGCTGGTCGCCGTGTTCAGCTTCGCGTTCCGTGGGTTCAGCCTCGGCATCGAGTTCGCCGGTGGTAACTCGTTCCAGGTGCCGGCCAGCGTCGGCACCCTCGACCAGGCCGAGGAGAAGGTCAACGCGGCGCTGGCGGCCGAGGGTGGCGGGGCCAAGGTGGTCACCGCGCAGAAGGTCGGCAGCACCAGCGGTGAGTACTACGAGCTGCGTACCGCGCAGCTCGAGCCGGAGCAGGTCAACGCGGTCAAGACCGAGATGGCGCAGTCGTTCGGCATCCAGCCGGATCAGATCAGCGGCAGCCAGGTCTCGGAGGCGTGGGGCAGCCAGGTCACCGAGCGGGCGCTGCTCGGTCTGTTGATCTTCATCGCGGTGGTGGCGATCTACCTGATCCTGCGCTTCGAGTGGCGGATGGCGATCGCCGCGATCGCCTCGCTGCTCACCAACCTGGTCCTCACCGCCGGCATCTACTCGCTGGTCGGCTTCGAGGTCACGCCGTCGACGATCATCGGTTTCCTCACCATCCTGGGCTTCGCGCTCTATGACGTGGTGGTGGTCTTCGACAAGGTCCAGGAGAACACCCGCGGCATCACCGCGAACAACAACACGACCTACGGTGAGGCGGCCAACCTGGCGCTCAACCAGAGCCTGATGCGGTCGCTGAACACCTCGGTGGTCGCCCTGCTCCCGGTCGGTGGTCTGCTCTTCATCGGTGCGGGCCTGCTCGGCGCCGGCACCCTGAAGGACCTGGGCCTGGTGCTCTTCGTCGGTATGGCGGTGGCGTTCCTGACCTCGATCCTGCTGGCCACCCCGGCGCTGGTGCTGCTGAAGAACCAGGACCCGCGGATCAACGCGCACACCAAGCGGGTGCTGGCCCGCCGGGGCGCGATCGCCCGGGGCGAGGTCACCCCGAAGGGCGCGCCGCGGGCTGTGGTGGCCGGCGACGACGCGATCGACCCGGAGGCGGCCGCCCTCGCCGGGGCCGCCCCGAAGGTGGGCTCCCGGCCGGCCGGCAAGCGTCCCTCCGGCGCCCGGGGCGGTCGACCCGGCGGCGGCAACCGGCCCGGCGGCGCGAAGCGCCGCTGA
- a CDS encoding adenine phosphoribosyltransferase, giving the protein MTETHTTGVRGDSGPEVAQLVASRVLDVPDFPQPGVMFKDLMPLFADGAVFREVIDGIIAYHGRDSFDTVAGIEARGFVLAAAIAYATGVGVVPVRKAGKLPRATHAASYALEYGEATLEVHQDAFTAGHRVLVVDDVLATGGTAEATLDLVERAGGTVAGFTVLLELGFLDGRERLAPRPVHALLTV; this is encoded by the coding sequence GTGACGGAGACCCACACCACCGGTGTACGGGGAGACAGCGGCCCCGAGGTCGCCCAGCTGGTCGCCAGCCGGGTGCTGGACGTGCCGGACTTCCCCCAGCCCGGGGTCATGTTCAAGGACCTGATGCCGCTCTTCGCCGACGGTGCGGTCTTCCGCGAGGTGATCGACGGGATCATCGCGTACCACGGGCGGGACTCGTTCGACACGGTGGCCGGGATCGAGGCGCGCGGGTTCGTGCTCGCCGCGGCCATCGCGTACGCCACGGGGGTCGGGGTGGTGCCGGTGCGTAAGGCCGGCAAGCTGCCCCGCGCCACGCACGCCGCCTCGTACGCGCTGGAGTACGGCGAGGCGACCCTGGAGGTGCACCAGGACGCCTTCACCGCCGGTCACCGGGTGCTGGTGGTGGACGACGTGCTCGCCACCGGGGGCACCGCCGAGGCCACCCTCGACCTGGTCGAGCGGGCCGGCGGCACGGTCGCCGGCTTCACCGTCCTGCTGGAGCTGGGCTTCCTCGACGGGCGCGAGCGGCTCGCCCCGCGTCCGGTCCATGCCTTGCTGACCGTTTGA
- a CDS encoding RelA/SpoT family protein, translated as MEGTVHPTGDADGSATGQNGMLPTRMTGSDGGPDARADGGAVVVPLRADGAGESSAGGGFALSNAPTGRRVRARLARFNAPWQTSQVSEVLEPLIALHRENHPKADARLLQRAFDTAARWHSGQYRKSGDPYITHPLAVATILATLGMDTTTLVAALLHDTIEDTEYTLDQMRADFGGEVALLVDGVTKLDKVKLGDAAKAETIRKMVVAMAKDPRVLVIKLADRLHNMRTLTFLPRPKQEQKAKETLEILAPLAHRLGMNTIKWELEDLAFGTLFPKRFEEINRLIGEHQPQREALLRQVTQKVSTDLKAAKIKAETTGRPKHLYSIYQKMIVRGRDFNDIYDLVGVRILVDTVRDCYAALGVIHANWQPVPGRFKDYIAMPKFNMYQSLHTTVIGPTGKPVEMQIRTYAMHRTAEFGIAAHWKYKEHKGTQIVGPPAHIDEMTWLRQLLDWQREAADPSEFLDALRFDLSSQEVYVFTPKGDVIPLPTGSTPVDFAYAVHTEVGHKCIGARVNGKLVPLESTLSNGDVIEIFTSKSDTAGPTQDWLGFVKSPRARTKIRQYFNKERREEAIEAGKDSIVKAMRKQGMPLQRMLTPDALMAIARDLHLADVASLYAAVGDSQVSAQSVVQKLMATYGGEEGAAEDIAETAVATRPPRSRASSHDPGVVVRGVSDVWIKLARCCTPVPPDAVFGFVTRSGGVSVHRDDCANAEDLKAQSERVVEVSWKLTSASTFLVAIQVEALDRHKLLADVTRVLSDERVNILSATVTTTRDRVAVSRFSFEMADPKHLGHLLAAVRKVDGVFDAYRVTSGA; from the coding sequence GTGGAGGGCACGGTGCACCCGACAGGCGACGCGGACGGTTCGGCGACCGGGCAGAACGGCATGCTGCCGACCCGGATGACCGGCTCCGACGGCGGGCCCGACGCCAGGGCGGACGGCGGGGCGGTCGTGGTGCCGCTGCGGGCCGACGGCGCCGGGGAGTCCTCCGCCGGCGGTGGCTTCGCCCTCTCCAACGCCCCGACCGGGCGCCGGGTGCGCGCCCGACTGGCCCGGTTCAACGCGCCGTGGCAGACCTCCCAGGTCAGCGAGGTGCTGGAGCCGCTGATCGCGCTGCACCGGGAGAACCACCCCAAGGCCGACGCCCGGCTGCTGCAACGGGCGTTCGACACCGCGGCCCGCTGGCACTCGGGTCAGTACCGCAAGTCCGGTGACCCGTACATCACCCACCCCCTCGCCGTGGCGACCATCCTGGCCACCCTGGGGATGGACACCACCACGCTCGTCGCGGCGCTGCTGCACGACACGATCGAGGACACGGAATACACCCTCGACCAGATGCGCGCCGACTTCGGCGGTGAGGTGGCCCTGCTGGTCGACGGTGTGACCAAGCTCGACAAGGTCAAGCTCGGCGACGCGGCCAAGGCGGAGACCATCCGCAAGATGGTGGTCGCCATGGCCAAGGACCCGCGGGTCCTGGTGATCAAGCTGGCCGACCGGCTGCACAACATGCGTACCCTCACCTTCCTGCCCCGCCCGAAGCAGGAGCAGAAGGCCAAGGAGACGCTGGAGATCCTGGCCCCCCTCGCCCACCGCCTCGGTATGAACACCATCAAGTGGGAGCTGGAGGATCTCGCCTTCGGCACCCTCTTCCCCAAGCGGTTCGAGGAGATCAACCGGCTGATCGGGGAGCACCAGCCGCAGCGGGAGGCGCTGCTGCGCCAGGTGACCCAGAAGGTGTCGACCGACCTGAAGGCCGCCAAGATCAAGGCGGAGACGACCGGTCGGCCGAAGCACCTCTACTCGATCTACCAGAAGATGATCGTGCGGGGGCGCGACTTCAACGACATCTACGATCTGGTCGGGGTGCGGATCCTGGTCGACACGGTGCGGGACTGCTACGCGGCGCTGGGCGTCATCCACGCCAACTGGCAGCCGGTGCCGGGCCGGTTCAAGGACTACATCGCGATGCCCAAGTTCAACATGTACCAGTCGTTGCACACGACGGTCATCGGGCCCACCGGCAAGCCGGTGGAGATGCAGATCCGCACGTACGCGATGCACCGCACCGCCGAGTTCGGCATCGCCGCGCACTGGAAGTACAAGGAGCACAAGGGCACCCAGATCGTCGGCCCGCCGGCGCACATCGACGAGATGACCTGGCTGCGCCAGCTGCTGGACTGGCAGCGGGAGGCGGCCGACCCGAGCGAGTTCCTCGACGCGTTGCGCTTCGACCTGTCCAGCCAGGAGGTGTACGTCTTCACCCCGAAGGGTGACGTCATCCCGCTGCCGACCGGGTCGACGCCGGTGGACTTCGCGTACGCGGTGCACACCGAGGTCGGGCACAAGTGCATCGGCGCGCGGGTCAACGGCAAGCTGGTGCCCCTCGAATCGACGCTGTCCAACGGCGACGTGATCGAGATCTTCACCTCGAAGTCCGACACCGCCGGCCCGACCCAGGACTGGCTCGGGTTCGTCAAGAGCCCGCGCGCCCGCACCAAGATCCGCCAATACTTCAACAAGGAGCGGCGCGAGGAGGCGATCGAGGCCGGCAAGGACTCGATCGTCAAGGCGATGCGCAAGCAGGGCATGCCGTTGCAGCGGATGCTCACCCCGGACGCGTTGATGGCGATCGCCCGGGACCTGCATCTGGCCGACGTCGCCTCGCTCTACGCCGCCGTCGGCGACAGCCAGGTCTCCGCCCAGTCGGTGGTGCAGAAGCTGATGGCCACGTACGGCGGCGAGGAGGGCGCGGCGGAGGACATCGCCGAGACCGCCGTCGCCACCCGGCCGCCGCGCAGCCGGGCGTCCAGCCACGACCCGGGCGTGGTCGTCCGGGGCGTCAGTGACGTCTGGATCAAGTTGGCCCGCTGCTGCACGCCGGTGCCACCGGACGCCGTCTTCGGTTTCGTCACCCGCTCCGGCGGGGTGAGCGTGCACCGGGACGACTGCGCCAACGCGGAGGATCTGAAGGCGCAGAGCGAGCGGGTGGTCGAGGTGAGCTGGAAGCTCACCTCCGCGTCGACCTTCCTGGTCGCCATCCAGGTGGAGGCCCTCGACCGGCACAAGCTGCTGGCCGACGTCACCCGGGTGCTCTCCGACGAGCGGGTCAACATCCTCTCCGCCACCGTCACCACCACCCGGGACCGGGTGGCGGTGAGCCGGTTCAGCTTCGAGATGGCCGACCCGAAGCATCTCGGGCACCTGCTGGCCGCCGTCCGCAAGGTCGACGGCGTTTTCGACGCGTACCGGGTCACCTCGGGGGCCTGA
- a CDS encoding peptidylprolyl isomerase, with translation MTSTRERQRAAARARLEREMTERAAKARKRRQTQAIVGAAAVLVLVVAGTVWLVTSLGGDDDKQNTANTAGYAQCAYTEVPKEGRPAQIKDVGLPPTQQDNKGSQTMTIDTNLGPITAKINRDQVPCTAGSFTHLASKGFFDNTKCHRLVTSGIQVLQCGDPSATGNGWRDTDGTGGPSYSMAEENLPTNKRPPYPEGVIAMANAGPDTTGSQFFIVYGDSQLDANYTVLGTITGGMDLVKQVGAAGDDGAFAQNSGGGHPKKEVVIKKLTMSEIQGA, from the coding sequence GTGACGTCCACCAGAGAGCGGCAGCGCGCGGCGGCGCGGGCCCGACTCGAACGGGAGATGACCGAGCGCGCCGCCAAGGCGCGCAAGCGCCGGCAGACGCAGGCCATCGTCGGTGCCGCGGCGGTGCTGGTGCTCGTGGTCGCCGGCACGGTGTGGCTGGTCACCTCCCTCGGTGGTGACGACGACAAGCAGAACACCGCCAACACCGCGGGCTACGCGCAGTGCGCCTACACCGAGGTCCCCAAGGAGGGGCGCCCCGCACAGATCAAGGACGTCGGGCTGCCGCCGACCCAGCAGGACAACAAGGGCAGCCAGACGATGACGATCGACACCAACCTCGGTCCGATCACCGCGAAGATCAACCGCGACCAGGTGCCCTGCACCGCCGGCAGCTTCACCCACCTCGCCAGCAAGGGCTTCTTCGACAACACCAAGTGCCACCGCCTGGTTACCTCGGGCATCCAGGTGCTCCAGTGCGGCGACCCGAGCGCGACGGGCAACGGCTGGCGGGACACCGACGGCACCGGCGGCCCGAGCTACAGCATGGCCGAGGAGAACCTGCCCACCAACAAGCGCCCGCCGTACCCGGAGGGTGTCATCGCGATGGCCAACGCCGGCCCGGACACCACCGGCAGCCAGTTCTTCATCGTGTACGGCGACTCCCAGCTCGACGCGAACTACACCGTGCTGGGCACGATCACCGGCGGCATGGACCTGGTCAAGCAGGTCGGGGCGGCCGGTGACGACGGCGCGTTCGCCCAGAACTCCGGGGGCGGGCACCCGAAGAAGGAGGTCGTCATCAAGAAGCTGACGATGAGCGAAATCCAGGGCGCCTGA
- a CDS encoding peptidylprolyl isomerase yields MASSRDRQRKLARAKLDRQLARRAAAARRRRQIQAGVGAFVVLALIVVGSLWGLGVFDSKPEPKAAEDICLWTPQDASANTNLKDVGTPPTTGLPTDGTRAMTVTTDQGGPITAELDLASAPCAAASISYLAGKSFYDNTKCHEITAEGALRCGDPSGTGIGGPAYSFYDENLPTAPEASPSASPAPEQPPAYPKGTVAMIANPPGANGSQFLIFFKDFNPEKPVYPVIGKVTAGLDVVEKIGALETVDNGSGAKVKPKTDVVIQSLTVGEPGAAPAASPSAG; encoded by the coding sequence GTGGCTTCCAGCAGGGACCGGCAGCGCAAACTGGCGCGGGCCAAGCTCGACCGGCAGCTCGCCCGGCGGGCCGCCGCCGCGAGGCGTCGCCGGCAGATCCAGGCCGGGGTCGGCGCGTTCGTCGTGCTCGCGCTGATCGTGGTCGGCTCGCTCTGGGGACTGGGCGTCTTCGACTCGAAACCGGAGCCGAAGGCCGCCGAGGACATCTGCCTCTGGACCCCGCAGGACGCCAGCGCCAACACCAACCTCAAGGACGTCGGCACCCCGCCCACCACCGGCCTGCCGACCGACGGCACCCGGGCGATGACGGTCACCACCGACCAGGGCGGCCCGATCACCGCCGAACTGGACCTCGCCTCGGCGCCGTGCGCGGCGGCGAGCATCTCCTACCTGGCCGGCAAGTCGTTCTACGACAACACCAAGTGCCACGAGATCACCGCCGAGGGCGCGCTGCGCTGCGGTGACCCGAGCGGCACCGGCATCGGCGGCCCGGCCTACTCGTTCTACGACGAGAACCTGCCCACCGCGCCGGAGGCGAGCCCGTCCGCCTCGCCGGCGCCGGAGCAGCCCCCGGCGTACCCGAAGGGCACGGTCGCCATGATCGCCAACCCGCCGGGGGCCAACGGCAGCCAGTTCCTGATCTTCTTCAAGGACTTCAACCCCGAGAAGCCGGTCTACCCGGTCATCGGCAAGGTCACCGCCGGGCTCGACGTGGTGGAGAAAATCGGCGCCCTGGAAACCGTGGACAATGGGAGCGGGGCCAAGGTCAAGCCGAAGACGGACGTGGTGATCCAGAGCCTCACCGTCGGCGAGCCAGGTGCCGCGCCGGCGGCGAGCCCCAGCGCCGGCTGA
- a CDS encoding MBL fold metallo-hydrolase, producing MLVAGFPADAFGTNCYVVATAPGEQCVVVDPGIGVLDRLDAVLAEHRLHPAAVLLTHGHLDHTFSVAPVCGARGIPAYVHPEDRELLADPAKALSTDLTQLFGGRLPYAEPDDVAELTDGATLRLVGLEITVDHAPGHTGGSVLFRMPGAGSPWEAEEICLSGDVLFAGSIGRTDLPGGSMPRMLASLREKVLPLADDTVVLPGHGPATTIGRERATNPYLIEVAGIGGARPAAPTRGL from the coding sequence GTGCTCGTGGCCGGCTTTCCCGCGGACGCCTTCGGCACCAACTGCTATGTGGTGGCGACCGCGCCGGGGGAGCAGTGCGTGGTGGTCGACCCCGGGATCGGGGTGCTGGACCGACTCGACGCCGTGCTCGCCGAGCACCGCCTGCACCCGGCCGCCGTGCTGCTCACCCACGGCCACCTCGACCACACCTTCTCGGTGGCGCCGGTCTGCGGCGCGCGCGGCATCCCCGCGTACGTGCACCCGGAGGACCGGGAGCTGCTGGCCGACCCGGCCAAGGCGCTCTCGACGGATCTCACCCAGCTCTTCGGCGGTCGCCTGCCCTACGCCGAGCCGGACGACGTGGCCGAGCTGACCGACGGGGCCACGCTCCGCCTCGTCGGCCTGGAGATCACCGTCGACCACGCGCCCGGCCATACCGGCGGGTCGGTGCTGTTCCGGATGCCCGGCGCCGGCTCGCCCTGGGAGGCCGAGGAGATCTGCCTCTCCGGTGACGTGCTCTTCGCCGGCTCGATCGGCCGCACCGACCTGCCGGGCGGCAGCATGCCCCGCATGCTGGCCAGCCTCCGGGAGAAGGTCCTCCCGCTGGCCGACGACACCGTCGTCCTGCCCGGCCACGGCCCCGCGACCACCATCGGCCGCGAGCGCGCGACCAACCCGTACCTCATCGAGGTGGCGGGGATCGGCGGCGCGCGCCCGGCCGCGCCCACCCGCGGCCTGTAG
- the hisS gene encoding histidine--tRNA ligase, producing the protein MSKPTPISGFPEWTPAQRMIEQFVLDRIRATFELYGFAPLETRSVEPLDQLLRKGETSKEVYVLRRLQADPESATGDDALGLHFDLTVPFARYVLENAGKLQFPFRRYQIQKVWRGERPQEGRYREFLQADIDIVDRDTLPAHYEAEMPLVIGDALRSLPIPPVRIQVNNRKVCEGFYRGVGLTDPEAALRAVDKLDKIGPAKVAELLAETAGASEAQAKACLALAEISAPDASFADAVRALGVSDPLLDEGIEELIAVVETAAAHSPGLCVADLRIARGLDYYTGTVYETQMIGYERFGSVCSGGRYDNLASAGNVRFPGVGISIGVTRLLGLLFGAEALSVSRSVPTCVLVAVNSEDERPASNRIAEALRSRGIPTEVSPSAAKFGKQIRYAERRGIPYVWFPGAEGDEVKDIRSGEQLAAAAGEWTPAREDLKPLVGPASTGV; encoded by the coding sequence ATGAGCAAGCCCACGCCCATCTCCGGGTTCCCGGAGTGGACGCCCGCCCAGCGGATGATCGAGCAGTTCGTCCTCGACCGGATCCGGGCCACCTTCGAGCTGTACGGCTTCGCCCCCCTCGAAACCCGTTCGGTGGAGCCGCTGGACCAGCTCCTACGCAAGGGCGAGACCTCGAAGGAGGTCTACGTGCTGCGCCGGCTGCAGGCCGACCCGGAGTCGGCGACCGGCGACGACGCGCTCGGCCTGCACTTCGACCTGACCGTGCCGTTCGCCCGGTACGTGCTGGAGAACGCCGGCAAGCTCCAGTTCCCGTTCCGCCGCTACCAGATCCAGAAGGTGTGGCGGGGCGAGCGGCCGCAGGAGGGGCGCTACCGCGAGTTCCTCCAGGCCGACATCGACATCGTCGACCGGGACACCCTGCCGGCCCACTACGAGGCCGAGATGCCGCTGGTGATCGGGGACGCGCTGCGCTCGCTGCCGATCCCGCCGGTGCGTATCCAGGTCAACAACCGCAAGGTCTGCGAGGGCTTCTACCGAGGGGTCGGGCTGACCGACCCGGAGGCGGCGCTGCGCGCGGTCGACAAGCTCGACAAGATCGGCCCGGCGAAGGTGGCTGAGCTGCTGGCGGAGACCGCCGGGGCGAGCGAGGCGCAGGCCAAGGCGTGCCTGGCGCTGGCCGAGATCTCCGCGCCGGACGCGTCCTTCGCCGACGCGGTGCGCGCCCTCGGGGTGAGCGACCCGCTGCTCGACGAGGGCATCGAGGAGCTGATCGCGGTGGTGGAGACCGCGGCCGCGCACTCGCCCGGCCTCTGCGTCGCCGACCTGCGCATCGCCCGGGGCCTGGACTACTACACCGGCACCGTCTACGAGACGCAGATGATCGGCTACGAGCGATTCGGCTCGGTCTGCTCCGGCGGCCGGTACGACAACCTGGCCAGCGCCGGCAACGTCCGGTTCCCCGGCGTGGGCATCTCCATCGGGGTGACCCGGCTGCTCGGCCTGCTCTTCGGCGCCGAGGCGCTGTCGGTCTCCCGCAGCGTGCCGACCTGCGTGCTGGTCGCGGTCAACAGCGAGGACGAGCGGCCGGCGAGCAACCGGATCGCCGAGGCGCTGCGCTCCCGGGGCATCCCGACCGAGGTGTCGCCGAGCGCGGCGAAGTTCGGCAAGCAGATCCGGTACGCCGAGCGGCGCGGCATCCCGTACGTCTGGTTCCCCGGGGCCGAGGGCGACGAGGTGAAGGACATCCGCTCCGGCGAGCAGCTGGCCGCCGCGGCGGGCGAGTGGACCCCGGCCCGGGAGGACCTGAAACCGCTGGTGGGTCCCGCTTCGACTGGCGTGTGA
- a CDS encoding acyl-ACP desaturase, which yields MTVLSQTALLLELEPVVEKNLDRHLSLAKEWFPHEYVPWSEGRTFDGPLGGQAWTEADAKLPEVARTALIVNLLTEDNLPSYHHEIATLFGRDGAWGTWVHRWTAEEGRHGTAIRDYLTVTRAVDPVALERARMVHMSAGYRNGHDDEVLHSLAYVSFQELATRISHRNTGRAAADPICDALLARVAADENLHMVFYRNLLAAAFELAPSQAMRAVADVLADFQMPGAGIEGFARKSVAIALAGIYDLRQHRDEVVNPVLRQWNVFEVSGLDADGEAARDQIAAHLADLDRQASRFEEKRAARAARLAAIR from the coding sequence GTGACCGTGCTCAGCCAGACCGCCCTTCTCCTCGAACTCGAGCCCGTGGTCGAGAAGAACCTCGACCGGCACCTGTCGCTGGCGAAGGAGTGGTTCCCCCACGAGTACGTGCCGTGGAGCGAGGGGCGCACCTTCGACGGTCCGCTCGGCGGCCAGGCGTGGACGGAGGCGGACGCGAAGCTGCCCGAGGTGGCCCGCACCGCGCTGATCGTCAACCTGCTCACCGAGGACAACCTGCCCTCGTACCACCACGAGATCGCCACGCTCTTCGGCCGGGACGGCGCGTGGGGCACCTGGGTGCACCGGTGGACCGCCGAGGAGGGCCGGCACGGCACCGCGATCCGGGACTACCTGACCGTGACCCGGGCGGTCGACCCGGTGGCCCTCGAACGGGCCCGGATGGTGCACATGTCGGCGGGTTACCGCAACGGCCACGACGACGAGGTGCTGCACTCGCTGGCGTACGTCTCGTTCCAGGAACTGGCCACCCGGATCTCGCACCGCAACACCGGCCGGGCTGCCGCCGACCCGATCTGTGACGCGCTGCTGGCCCGGGTGGCGGCCGACGAGAACCTGCACATGGTCTTCTACCGCAACCTGCTCGCCGCGGCCTTCGAGCTTGCGCCGAGCCAGGCCATGCGGGCGGTCGCCGACGTGCTGGCCGACTTCCAGATGCCGGGTGCCGGCATCGAGGGCTTCGCCCGAAAGTCGGTGGCCATCGCCCTGGCCGGCATCTACGACCTGCGCCAGCACCGGGACGAGGTGGTGAACCCGGTGCTGCGGCAGTGGAACGTCTTCGAGGTGTCCGGGTTGGACGCCGACGGCGAGGCCGCGCGTGACCAGATCGCCGCCCACTTGGCCGACCTGGACCGCCAGGCGTCCCGCTTCGAGGAGAAGCGCGCCGCCCGCGCCGCCCGGCTCGCCGCGATCCGCTGA
- a CDS encoding S1 family peptidase, whose amino-acid sequence MRPTRSSLRRAVAIAVAGTLVTGSLLGAPAMAAPASPASPDAAADLATKLGDRAAGAYADSSGKMVIAVTDAAAARQVRAAGATPKLVTRGADKLKAATDELERSAKIPGTAWWVDAATNQVVVSVDSTVTGAKLERVKAAAARTGGTVRIEAEAGVLSTRISGGQAIYAGGGRCSLGFNVRSSSGTTYFLTAGHCTNIGSTWYSNSSQTTVLGTRAGTSFPGNDYGIVRHSNSANATGNVYLYNGTYRDVTGAANAYVGMSVTRSGSTTGVHSGSVQAVNATVNYAEGSVSGLIRTNVCAEPGDSGGSLFSGNSAVGLTSGGSGNCSSGGTTYFQPVTEPMSVYGVSII is encoded by the coding sequence ATGCGACCCACGAGGTCCTCGCTCCGCCGCGCCGTCGCCATCGCCGTGGCCGGCACCCTGGTCACGGGCTCGCTGCTCGGCGCACCCGCCATGGCGGCCCCTGCCTCGCCCGCATCCCCCGACGCCGCGGCCGACCTGGCCACCAAGCTCGGTGACCGCGCCGCCGGCGCCTACGCCGACAGCAGCGGCAAGATGGTCATCGCGGTGACCGACGCCGCGGCCGCGCGCCAGGTACGCGCCGCCGGCGCCACCCCGAAGCTCGTCACCCGCGGCGCCGACAAGCTCAAGGCGGCCACCGACGAGTTGGAGCGGTCCGCCAAGATCCCGGGCACCGCCTGGTGGGTCGACGCGGCCACCAACCAGGTCGTGGTCTCCGTCGACAGCACCGTCACCGGCGCCAAGCTGGAGCGGGTCAAGGCCGCCGCCGCCCGCACCGGCGGCACCGTCCGGATCGAGGCCGAGGCCGGCGTGCTGAGCACCCGCATCTCCGGCGGCCAGGCGATCTACGCCGGCGGCGGCCGCTGCTCGCTCGGCTTCAACGTGCGCAGCAGCTCCGGCACCACCTACTTCCTGACCGCCGGACACTGCACCAACATCGGCTCGACCTGGTACTCCAACTCCAGCCAGACCACTGTCCTCGGCACCCGGGCGGGCACGAGCTTCCCGGGCAACGACTACGGCATCGTCCGGCACAGCAACTCCGCCAACGCGACCGGCAACGTCTACCTGTACAACGGCACCTACCGGGACGTCACCGGCGCCGCCAACGCGTACGTCGGCATGAGCGTCACGCGCTCCGGCAGCACCACCGGTGTGCACAGCGGCTCGGTCCAGGCGGTGAACGCCACGGTCAACTACGCCGAGGGCAGCGTCTCCGGCCTGATCCGCACCAACGTCTGCGCCGAGCCCGGTGACAGCGGTGGCTCGCTGTTCAGCGGCAACAGCGCGGTCGGCCTGACCTCCGGCGGCAGCGGCAACTGCAGCTCCGGCGGCACCACCTACTTCCAGCCGGTCACCGAGCCGATGAGCGTCTACGGCGTCAGCATCATCTGA